One segment of Rhodopirellula baltica SH 1 DNA contains the following:
- a CDS encoding ABC transporter ATP-binding protein translates to MALVELRGVCKSFRKGDETITPLDEIDLDIEAGDFVSLMGPSGTGKSTLLNLVSGIDRPDSGTIHVAGTEVTKLSRSKLADWRAANLGYIFQTHNLIPVLTAYENVELPTLLLKMTGSQRRQRVELALEAVGLSDRADHYPRQLSGGQEQRVGIARAIVAHPKVVVADEPTGSLDTETSEQVQILLQRLNKELDITLLMVTHDTDAARIASRQLVLDRGKFREVEPDASSAVR, encoded by the coding sequence ATGGCATTGGTCGAACTACGGGGCGTTTGCAAAAGTTTCCGCAAAGGCGATGAAACGATCACTCCCCTTGACGAGATTGATCTCGACATTGAGGCGGGCGACTTCGTCTCGTTGATGGGGCCAAGTGGCACCGGGAAAAGCACGTTGTTGAATCTGGTCAGCGGGATCGATCGTCCTGATTCGGGAACGATCCACGTGGCCGGAACCGAAGTGACGAAGCTCTCTCGCAGCAAATTGGCTGATTGGCGCGCCGCGAATTTGGGTTACATCTTTCAAACCCACAATTTGATTCCGGTGCTGACGGCTTATGAGAACGTTGAATTGCCAACTTTGCTGCTGAAGATGACTGGTTCGCAACGGCGACAGCGTGTCGAGTTGGCACTCGAAGCGGTGGGGCTGAGCGATCGAGCTGATCATTACCCGCGGCAATTGTCAGGTGGGCAAGAACAACGCGTTGGGATCGCTCGAGCGATCGTCGCGCACCCGAAAGTCGTCGTGGCTGATGAGCCAACCGGCAGTTTGGACACGGAAACGAGCGAACAGGTCCAGATCTTGCTGCAACGATTGAACAAAGAACTCGACATCACGCTGTTGATGGTCACCCACGACACGGACGCGGCGAGAATCGCATCGAGGCAGTTGGTGTTGGATCGCGGCAAATTTCGTGAGGTTGAACCGGATGCTTCTTCGGCCGTTCGTTGA
- a CDS encoding HlyD family efflux transporter periplasmic adaptor subunit — MAEAPLDLGQLAIDRTPSPSHPSSTPRRRRWISRFVLPIGILIGFAMLLAVAAGQHWMPRKSVSVIPVIAKRAEVVQAGQTLFQSPGWIEPRPTAISVAALAPGVIESLLVVEGQPVKRGEPVARLISIDAELNVQQAKNTVAIRQGELQRAEAEWNAAMVRFKNPVHLEVQLADAESMLARAETELAKLPFMIEAAQANVEYARNNMQGKRSAEGAISGRIVARAESDHAAESAKLQELQRRQPNLQREVDALKTKVRAFEKQLNLLVEETRQVEEAKAKVASSKALWEEAKIELRQAELALERNVVKAPMDGRILRLIASPGTRVSGMASSTGHSASTVVEMYDPDRLQVRADVRLEDVPMIRKGQPVEIETASSSLVIQGRVLQATSAANVQKNTLEVKVELIDPPPTVSPEMLVTATFLSPATESDVDAAKDKQRLFVPEALVQAGDSGSFVWCVTEDETARQTPVVVGGAGGDGLVEIESGLNVTDKLIANVPSDLESGDPISVVSEDTTMGMN; from the coding sequence ATGGCCGAAGCCCCGCTAGATCTGGGCCAACTGGCCATCGACCGCACGCCATCGCCAAGCCATCCTTCGTCGACGCCTCGGCGGAGACGTTGGATCAGCCGTTTCGTGCTTCCGATTGGGATTCTAATCGGTTTTGCGATGCTGCTAGCCGTGGCCGCCGGTCAGCACTGGATGCCTCGCAAGAGCGTCTCAGTGATACCGGTGATTGCCAAACGTGCCGAGGTCGTTCAGGCGGGGCAAACGTTGTTTCAATCGCCCGGGTGGATCGAGCCGCGACCGACCGCGATCAGCGTCGCGGCGTTGGCCCCCGGGGTGATTGAATCGTTGTTGGTTGTCGAAGGGCAACCTGTGAAGCGAGGCGAACCTGTTGCGCGGTTGATCTCGATTGACGCGGAACTGAATGTCCAGCAAGCCAAGAACACGGTTGCAATCCGGCAGGGCGAGTTGCAACGTGCGGAGGCGGAATGGAACGCTGCGATGGTTCGGTTCAAGAACCCAGTGCACTTGGAAGTTCAGCTTGCCGACGCCGAAAGCATGTTGGCACGAGCGGAAACCGAGCTTGCGAAACTTCCGTTCATGATCGAAGCGGCCCAGGCAAACGTTGAGTACGCGCGAAACAACATGCAAGGCAAACGATCCGCCGAGGGAGCGATTTCAGGTCGGATTGTGGCCCGTGCGGAGAGCGACCATGCGGCTGAGTCCGCCAAACTGCAAGAGTTGCAACGTCGCCAACCGAATTTGCAACGCGAGGTCGATGCTTTGAAGACCAAGGTTCGTGCGTTCGAGAAGCAGTTGAATCTGTTGGTGGAAGAGACGCGTCAGGTCGAAGAAGCCAAAGCCAAGGTCGCGTCATCGAAAGCCCTTTGGGAAGAAGCGAAGATTGAACTGCGGCAAGCGGAATTGGCTCTGGAACGGAATGTCGTCAAGGCTCCTATGGATGGTCGAATCCTGCGTTTGATCGCTTCACCTGGAACACGAGTTTCGGGAATGGCATCTTCGACAGGACACAGTGCCAGCACGGTGGTCGAAATGTACGATCCGGATCGCTTACAGGTCCGTGCCGACGTTCGCTTGGAGGATGTTCCAATGATTCGGAAGGGCCAGCCCGTGGAGATCGAAACCGCGTCTTCTTCATTGGTCATTCAAGGACGAGTGTTGCAAGCCACCAGTGCCGCGAACGTTCAAAAGAACACGTTGGAAGTGAAGGTCGAACTGATCGACCCGCCTCCCACGGTCAGTCCTGAGATGTTGGTCACGGCTACGTTTCTCTCACCCGCGACTGAATCGGATGTCGACGCTGCAAAAGATAAGCAACGGTTGTTCGTGCCGGAGGCGTTGGTTCAGGCCGGCGATTCGGGATCATTTGTTTGGTGTGTCACGGAGGATGAGACGGCGAGGCAAACTCCCGTGGTTGTTGGTGGTGCAGGAGGTGATGGCTTGGTGGAAATCGAATCTGGATTGAACGTGACTGACAAATTGATTGCGAATGTTCCGTCGGATCTGGAATCTGGCGATCCCATTTCAGTCGTGAGCGAAGATACAACCATGGGGATGAACTGA
- a CDS encoding ABC transporter permease, whose translation MLLPWEYGVRNLARRPVRTALTLVALATVVMLVFVVVGFIRGLERSLAISGDDDVVLVYSVNSEENIENSSIAARTPSLLAASLDGTMKRFGVSHVSPELYLGTRVATESGPGGLGLVRGVTTSAPLVRRSVQLIEGTWPEDGEVMVGRLVATKLGRETNELTIGKKLEFEGRKWTISGRFAAGGSAYESEIWCSLGDFQTATKRQDLSLVAIRLQPGRSAAEVQLFCKERLDLELRAIRETDYYASLQQHYKPVRVLAWFVVVLVSGAGVFAGLNMMYGSVAGRIREIATLQAIGYRRRAILLSVVQEGVLLAAAGSLLSGVVALLLLNGMAVRFTMGAFTLRIDSVAILIGCGVGILLGVLGSLPPALKALREEVATGLKAV comes from the coding sequence ATGCTGTTGCCATGGGAATACGGCGTTCGCAATCTGGCCCGCCGGCCGGTGCGAACCGCGTTGACTTTGGTTGCTTTGGCGACCGTGGTGATGTTGGTGTTTGTGGTTGTCGGATTCATTCGTGGGTTGGAACGATCGCTCGCAATCAGCGGGGATGATGACGTGGTGTTGGTTTACTCGGTGAACTCGGAAGAGAACATCGAGAACTCATCGATCGCCGCGCGGACTCCGTCGTTGTTGGCCGCCAGCCTGGATGGCACGATGAAACGTTTTGGCGTCAGTCACGTGTCCCCGGAGTTGTACTTGGGAACTCGAGTCGCGACAGAATCCGGTCCGGGTGGACTGGGGTTGGTTCGCGGTGTGACTACGTCCGCACCGTTGGTCCGTCGATCGGTTCAGTTGATCGAAGGAACCTGGCCAGAGGACGGTGAAGTGATGGTTGGCCGGTTGGTTGCGACGAAGCTTGGCCGTGAAACGAACGAGTTGACCATCGGCAAGAAGCTCGAGTTTGAGGGGCGCAAGTGGACGATCAGCGGCCGGTTCGCTGCCGGTGGCTCGGCGTACGAATCCGAAATCTGGTGTTCGCTGGGTGACTTTCAAACGGCAACCAAACGACAGGACTTGAGCTTGGTCGCGATTCGATTGCAGCCCGGACGATCGGCGGCTGAGGTGCAATTGTTTTGCAAGGAACGATTGGATTTGGAGCTGAGAGCGATCCGCGAAACGGATTACTACGCGTCGCTGCAGCAGCACTACAAACCTGTCCGAGTGTTGGCTTGGTTTGTGGTGGTGCTGGTGTCCGGTGCGGGCGTGTTTGCCGGTTTGAACATGATGTATGGATCCGTCGCTGGACGGATACGAGAAATCGCAACATTGCAAGCCATCGGTTATCGAAGGCGAGCGATCTTGCTGAGTGTGGTCCAGGAGGGCGTCTTGTTGGCCGCCGCTGGATCGTTGTTGTCCGGGGTGGTGGCGTTGCTGCTGCTCAACGGGATGGCGGTTCGATTCACGATGGGAGCTTTCACATTGAGAATCGATAGTGTCGCAATCTTGATCGGTTGCGGCGTTGGAATTTTGTTGGGTGTCCTTGGTTCGTTGCCACCGGCACTGAAAGCGTTGCGAGAAGAAGTCGCAACGGGATTGAAGGCAGTTTGA
- a CDS encoding heavy-metal-associated domain-containing protein, translating to MKDLTMMFGSKRNGLGLAGLAFLVSALIGPAPVSADTITDKKDPAHQMVMTVGEMCGGCVKRITARFDSVDAVEKVVCSIEKKSVALVAKEGVKLSPKGIWEIMESIGKTPKKMITPDGTFTSKPKR from the coding sequence GTGAAAGATTTGACGATGATGTTCGGTTCGAAACGGAATGGATTGGGTTTGGCCGGTTTGGCTTTTCTCGTGTCCGCTTTGATTGGCCCCGCACCTGTGTCGGCTGACACGATAACGGACAAGAAGGATCCCGCCCATCAAATGGTGATGACGGTGGGTGAGATGTGCGGAGGTTGTGTCAAACGAATCACCGCTCGGTTTGATTCTGTTGACGCGGTTGAAAAGGTCGTCTGCAGCATCGAAAAGAAGTCCGTCGCGTTGGTTGCCAAAGAAGGAGTTAAGTTGAGCCCCAAGGGAATCTGGGAAATCATGGAAAGCATTGGCAAAACGCCAAAGAAGATGATCACTCCCGATGGCACGTTCACCTCGAAGCCCAAGCGTTGA
- a CDS encoding IS4-like element ISRba1 family transposase yields the protein MNYTGPNHEADLQFDRSFELLQQLVNFEDANKLFEQQAHTVYTACVVLWMLVYQRLKPDASLENAVKHLLDTRPTYLPENKRLEDNTLSVATGGYSRARSRLPLEVVRWFAEEVSSGILSATEPAVDEQRVFLIDGTTLALAPEKELQQAFPPASNQLGEGVWPCVLLTVFHELASGAAMLPQVGPMYGPEAISETQLARQGFEQLPENSIIMSDAGFGIFGIAHGAIDAGHDILLRMKKVNFQSLQKDAELIEQSEHHKTYRHTWKPTKKNRQTQPDLPSDCQLDVYLHEVQATDTLTLYLVSTLAQDAFASASLFERRYDVEIDIRNFKVVMDAENIRAKSVDTFMKELYTSVVAYNLTSQLRIEAAAFEKVPPRRMSFKRTWTTFQTFLLRHMHTEPERWRMAYQTALSIARKDKLPIRSKRSYRREAYRKRPKNMQFEKRTKPPSKMRDSDLK from the coding sequence ATGAACTATACCGGTCCAAATCACGAAGCTGACCTCCAGTTCGACCGCTCTTTTGAGTTGTTGCAGCAGCTAGTCAACTTTGAAGATGCCAACAAGCTCTTCGAGCAACAAGCTCATACCGTCTATACGGCATGTGTTGTCCTGTGGATGCTCGTTTACCAGCGACTCAAGCCGGATGCCTCGCTTGAAAACGCAGTCAAGCATTTACTCGATACGCGACCGACTTATCTTCCCGAAAACAAACGCCTGGAAGACAACACGCTCTCGGTCGCAACGGGTGGCTACAGTCGTGCTAGATCTCGCTTACCGTTAGAAGTCGTTCGTTGGTTTGCCGAGGAAGTGAGCTCGGGGATCCTTTCTGCCACCGAGCCGGCGGTGGACGAACAACGCGTGTTCTTGATCGATGGAACCACGTTGGCACTGGCCCCGGAAAAAGAACTCCAGCAAGCGTTTCCACCGGCAAGCAATCAGCTCGGTGAAGGCGTGTGGCCTTGTGTGCTGTTGACGGTCTTTCACGAACTCGCCAGCGGTGCAGCGATGCTTCCACAAGTGGGACCGATGTACGGTCCTGAGGCGATCTCCGAAACGCAACTTGCTCGGCAGGGGTTTGAGCAGCTTCCGGAGAATTCGATCATCATGTCCGATGCAGGATTTGGGATCTTTGGAATCGCACATGGGGCAATCGACGCAGGTCACGACATCCTGCTGCGAATGAAGAAGGTGAACTTTCAGTCGCTGCAGAAGGATGCCGAATTGATCGAACAATCCGAGCACCACAAAACTTATCGGCACACCTGGAAACCCACGAAGAAGAATCGCCAGACGCAGCCAGATCTCCCGTCCGACTGCCAGTTGGATGTCTATTTGCATGAAGTCCAGGCGACCGACACGCTGACACTTTATCTGGTCAGTACGCTTGCGCAAGATGCTTTCGCGTCTGCCTCGCTATTTGAGCGACGCTACGACGTAGAAATTGACATTCGCAACTTCAAGGTGGTCATGGACGCCGAGAACATTCGCGCCAAAAGCGTCGACACATTCATGAAAGAACTCTATACGTCGGTGGTGGCTTACAACCTGACCAGCCAGCTTCGGATCGAAGCGGCGGCCTTCGAGAAAGTTCCGCCGCGTCGAATGAGCTTCAAACGAACGTGGACCACGTTTCAAACCTTCCTCCTGCGGCACATGCACACGGAGCCTGAGCGTTGGAGAATGGCCTACCAAACAGCATTGTCGATCGCCCGCAAGGACAAGCTACCGATTCGCAGCAAACGTAGTTATCGCCGCGAGGCCTACCGGAAACGCCCCAAAAACATGCAGTTTGAAAAACGCACGAAACCACCGTCTAAAATGAGAGACTCGGATCTAAAGTAA
- a CDS encoding MATE family efflux transporter, translating to MTESPRRIERDAYGYRAMVAVAIPLAATVGCFSITLFTDRTLLMWYGPTSSAASMAAGNLYWAIACIPVTAMGFITPLAAMAMGRKRGRGAVALRVWSLLWQCLWFTLACVPAFALIGWMSPNLFEAFGHDVELAKQEARYFQTLLLVAPASMLEAGLTAFFVGRRVTRPILQTNIASSVLNVGLDYWFIFGGLGLPAMGVFGAALATTIAMWFKVAVFAVMLMRLNSFGRHFRAAWRPSRHVMTEIIVPGSAIGLQQLIRSGLFSFVLLVIGAASVTGLAATSAALTMYQLLSIPAIGLGTAVTVVTGQALAAKGIGLASDTIRRGMGLGVVVALTLAIALAAFPETLLQIPLGGISDEERAEIQPLAIRLMWFAAIYALVDVASLLLAASAKGIGKSFVILVATAVPGVLVVAGGWLLAPDGWLRAGSLVRENQIVIHWWSALVLWSTAQAFVLAGSLFWSTNALLPVRVGQAPPSQPDA from the coding sequence ATGACTGAATCGCCCCGTCGAATCGAGCGCGACGCGTACGGCTATCGAGCGATGGTGGCGGTTGCGATTCCGCTGGCGGCCACCGTTGGTTGTTTCTCGATCACGCTCTTCACCGATCGCACGCTGTTGATGTGGTATGGGCCGACGTCGTCAGCGGCTTCGATGGCAGCGGGCAACTTGTATTGGGCGATCGCTTGTATTCCCGTCACCGCGATGGGTTTCATCACTCCACTTGCTGCGATGGCGATGGGCAGGAAGCGTGGTCGGGGAGCGGTCGCGCTGAGGGTTTGGTCTCTGCTCTGGCAATGCTTGTGGTTCACGTTGGCTTGTGTACCCGCCTTCGCATTGATCGGTTGGATGAGCCCGAATCTGTTCGAAGCGTTTGGGCACGACGTCGAACTTGCGAAGCAGGAGGCACGCTATTTTCAAACGTTGTTATTGGTCGCTCCCGCGTCGATGTTAGAAGCCGGCCTGACCGCGTTCTTCGTGGGAAGAAGGGTGACGCGACCGATTTTGCAAACCAACATCGCCTCGTCGGTTTTGAATGTCGGTTTGGACTATTGGTTCATCTTTGGCGGGTTGGGATTGCCCGCGATGGGTGTCTTCGGTGCTGCTCTCGCAACGACCATCGCGATGTGGTTCAAAGTGGCCGTGTTTGCAGTGATGTTGATGCGTTTGAATTCATTTGGACGTCATTTTCGGGCGGCCTGGCGGCCGAGTCGTCATGTCATGACTGAGATCATCGTTCCAGGATCCGCGATCGGATTGCAGCAATTGATTCGTTCGGGATTGTTCAGTTTTGTGTTGCTGGTGATTGGTGCGGCATCCGTCACTGGTCTGGCAGCGACCTCCGCTGCGCTCACCATGTATCAGTTGTTATCGATCCCAGCGATTGGGTTGGGTACCGCGGTGACGGTTGTGACTGGGCAAGCACTGGCAGCGAAAGGAATTGGTTTGGCGTCGGATACGATCCGGCGAGGGATGGGGCTGGGGGTCGTGGTGGCACTGACATTGGCGATCGCACTCGCCGCGTTCCCAGAAACTCTGTTGCAAATACCGTTGGGTGGGATCAGTGACGAAGAGCGAGCCGAAATCCAACCGCTGGCGATTCGCTTGATGTGGTTCGCGGCCATCTATGCTTTGGTTGACGTCGCGAGTCTCTTGCTGGCCGCGTCTGCGAAAGGCATCGGCAAGTCCTTTGTGATTTTGGTGGCAACTGCGGTACCCGGTGTGTTGGTCGTCGCTGGTGGATGGTTGCTCGCGCCGGATGGATGGCTTCGGGCTGGATCGCTGGTCCGGGAGAATCAAATCGTGATCCATTGGTGGTCCGCGTTGGTGCTTTGGTCGACTGCTCAAGCGTTCGTTCTGGCGGGCAGCCTGTTCTGGTCGACAAATGCACTCTTGCCCGTCAGAGTCGGCCAAGCACCCCCATCACAACCCGACGCGTGA
- a CDS encoding glycosyltransferase family 4 protein — protein sequence MKIGIIGHLKFPIAKPYAGGLEAFTHAYTNALKNRGHEVTLFASGDSDPQLPLQSIIPNATIPESHARLGRMCHDWIESVEDEAYAALMLQLSTSDFDVIHNHSLSPIPLQFSHLLPTRLMTTLHAPALPRMAAELRRRGGDACGQFINISNANADAWRSLLPEQTVIHNGVDTSFWVRCKEQKQRRAIWFGRILPDKGTHLALRAAHRAGIPLDVVGPISDQNYFDSEVLPLLRPDDAYHGHRTHEELCTLISRSAVTLVTPCWDEPFGLVVAESLACGTPVAAFNRGALPELIGKSTGRLAKPGSVRELAQAILGCMKVPGEICRRVAQEHYSFDRMVEQYESLYQNQSDWSFPNEVAA from the coding sequence ATGAAAATCGGCATCATAGGTCATCTCAAATTTCCCATCGCGAAACCCTACGCAGGAGGTTTGGAAGCATTCACTCACGCGTACACAAACGCGTTGAAGAACCGAGGTCACGAAGTCACATTGTTTGCTTCGGGAGACTCGGATCCGCAGTTGCCTCTGCAAAGCATCATCCCAAACGCAACCATCCCTGAATCCCACGCACGCCTCGGACGGATGTGCCATGACTGGATCGAAAGCGTTGAAGACGAAGCCTATGCGGCATTGATGCTGCAACTCAGTACGAGCGACTTTGACGTGATTCACAATCACTCGCTCAGCCCCATTCCTTTGCAGTTCTCGCATTTGCTGCCAACGCGTTTGATGACCACGTTGCACGCTCCTGCCTTGCCCCGCATGGCAGCGGAACTGCGTCGCCGGGGCGGAGACGCTTGCGGACAGTTCATCAACATCTCCAATGCGAACGCGGATGCTTGGCGTTCGTTGTTGCCGGAACAAACGGTGATCCACAACGGAGTCGACACTTCGTTCTGGGTTCGTTGCAAAGAACAAAAACAACGGCGAGCCATTTGGTTTGGTCGTATCCTCCCTGACAAGGGAACTCACCTGGCTTTGCGTGCCGCCCATCGTGCTGGCATTCCGCTCGATGTTGTCGGCCCGATCTCCGATCAAAACTACTTTGATTCAGAAGTCTTGCCACTGCTTCGTCCAGACGACGCCTATCACGGGCACCGCACTCACGAAGAACTTTGCACGTTGATCAGTCGTTCCGCCGTGACCCTTGTCACACCCTGTTGGGATGAACCCTTCGGATTGGTCGTTGCAGAATCGCTGGCATGTGGGACACCCGTCGCGGCATTCAATCGCGGTGCATTGCCTGAATTGATCGGCAAATCCACCGGCCGATTGGCCAAACCGGGAAGTGTTCGTGAACTGGCTCAAGCGATTCTTGGTTGCATGAAGGTACCCGGCGAAATCTGCCGCCGGGTCGCACAGGAACACTACAGCTTCGATCGCATGGTGGAGCAATACGAGTCGCTTTACCAAAACCAATCCGACTGGAGCTTTCCAAACGAGGTCGCAGCGTGA
- a CDS encoding glycosyltransferase family 2 protein, which yields MRISVLTIVRGRQAHLENQLKGLLQSTVLPHEWIVVGMNQEVTLPDCKRFPIRTSSVHYLTEPLPLAQARNHAASLCTTDGMVFLDVDCIPSPDLIGKMVNAIQAEDRLWMGRPRYLPAGAADGDWQMDQLQQQAVDHPLQPQLGDHERHSSERYEMFWSLCFAIGQSSFKRIGGFDDTFDGYGGEDTDFAFSARNAGVPFGFVNAVAYHQHHSVCKPPLNHLKPIVENAERFRRKWGVWPMESWLNAFAERELIDFDKDDDSIAIHRLPTESEIQKATSLTPAGF from the coding sequence ATGAGAATCAGTGTTCTCACCATCGTTCGCGGACGCCAAGCACATCTCGAAAACCAACTGAAGGGATTGCTGCAATCAACCGTCTTGCCACACGAATGGATCGTCGTCGGCATGAACCAGGAAGTCACACTGCCTGATTGCAAACGTTTTCCGATTCGTACATCTAGCGTTCATTATCTCACCGAGCCACTTCCCTTGGCACAAGCCCGCAACCACGCGGCATCGCTATGCACGACGGACGGGATGGTGTTCTTGGACGTCGATTGCATTCCATCGCCCGACCTGATCGGAAAGATGGTGAATGCCATTCAAGCAGAAGACCGCTTGTGGATGGGACGTCCCCGCTACCTCCCTGCGGGAGCCGCCGACGGCGACTGGCAAATGGATCAACTCCAACAGCAAGCTGTCGACCATCCTTTGCAACCACAACTCGGAGATCACGAACGACATAGCTCCGAACGATACGAAATGTTTTGGTCATTGTGCTTTGCAATCGGCCAGTCATCTTTCAAACGAATCGGAGGCTTTGATGACACGTTTGATGGCTACGGTGGCGAAGACACCGACTTCGCATTTTCTGCTAGGAATGCCGGTGTTCCATTTGGGTTCGTCAACGCAGTCGCCTATCACCAGCATCATTCGGTTTGCAAACCACCCCTGAACCATCTCAAGCCAATTGTCGAAAACGCTGAACGGTTTCGCCGCAAGTGGGGCGTATGGCCGATGGAATCCTGGCTCAACGCCTTTGCTGAACGAGAACTCATCGACTTCGACAAGGACGACGACTCAATCGCAATCCATCGCCTGCCGACTGAATCGGAAATTCAAAAAGCAACGTCACTGACACCGGCCGGTTTTTGA
- a CDS encoding ISAzo13 family transposase — protein sequence MNELRAVIQDNTAGSPTVPGLKWTHLSVAEIVRELFQRGIKVANEVVSRLLGEMGFKTRQQVKSKTKAPSRDRDEQFEKIEKSIEDYKNTGDPVFSIDSKRKESLGEVHRSGDVIANQAAEVLDHDLPAYSDGEVTPHGIYDVQENTGHVTVTTGSDTGEFAVASFQRYWEEVGSVQHASAKRILLLCDCGGSNSYRSNTLKHHLQELSNELGLPIQVAHYPVHCSKYNPIERREFSHVERAFSGRIFSTASDVAEAAESTSTQTGLNVTTAELPEFQPVRKSGKRVPKPPNVEYDKDLPDYNYTFNPQ from the coding sequence ATGAATGAGTTGCGGGCAGTGATCCAAGACAATACTGCCGGTAGTCCCACCGTGCCTGGCTTGAAGTGGACGCATCTGTCGGTCGCTGAGATTGTCAGAGAATTGTTCCAGCGAGGAATCAAGGTTGCAAACGAAGTGGTTTCTCGTTTGCTCGGCGAGATGGGGTTCAAGACTCGCCAGCAGGTGAAATCAAAAACCAAGGCGCCAAGTCGCGACCGTGACGAGCAGTTTGAAAAGATCGAGAAGTCCATCGAGGACTACAAAAACACGGGAGATCCTGTGTTTAGCATTGATAGCAAACGAAAGGAATCGCTGGGTGAAGTCCACCGTAGCGGCGACGTGATTGCCAATCAGGCAGCGGAAGTTCTCGACCATGATCTACCAGCTTACAGTGATGGCGAAGTCACACCGCATGGGATCTACGACGTGCAAGAAAACACGGGGCACGTGACAGTGACCACAGGTAGCGACACCGGTGAATTCGCGGTGGCATCGTTTCAAAGGTACTGGGAAGAAGTTGGTTCGGTCCAGCACGCCTCGGCCAAGCGAATTCTCCTCTTGTGTGATTGTGGTGGCAGCAACAGCTACCGTTCAAACACGCTCAAGCACCATCTTCAGGAACTGTCCAATGAACTCGGGTTGCCGATTCAGGTGGCCCACTATCCGGTTCATTGCTCGAAATACAATCCGATTGAACGGCGAGAGTTTAGCCACGTCGAACGAGCGTTTTCAGGCCGAATTTTTTCAACAGCCTCGGACGTAGCAGAGGCTGCTGAATCAACATCCACCCAGACCGGGTTGAACGTCACCACAGCAGAACTCCCCGAATTCCAGCCTGTTCGCAAGAGCGGGAAAAGAGTGCCGAAACCACCGAACGTGGAATACGACAAAGATCTCCCCGACTACAACTACACGTTCAACCCACAGTAG
- a CDS encoding PA2169 family four-helix-bundle protein, whose amino-acid sequence MSLETKIDLNETTIEKLQKLIRANIDSYNGFHESAEELKDERLATLFRSIGDERSAMASELQQYVEFNGKEAEDDGSVAAKTHRIWINIRGKLNGGDATVILIEAERGEDHIKEAYEDVLKDTAGSAMNDVLTAQYAKVKAGHDKIRDLRDAYKAS is encoded by the coding sequence ATGTCTCTTGAAACCAAAATCGACTTGAACGAAACCACCATCGAAAAGCTTCAAAAGCTGATTCGGGCCAACATCGACTCGTACAACGGCTTTCACGAGTCCGCAGAAGAGCTGAAGGATGAGCGTTTGGCAACGTTGTTCCGCAGCATTGGCGACGAACGTTCGGCGATGGCCAGCGAACTGCAGCAGTACGTCGAATTCAACGGCAAAGAAGCCGAAGACGACGGCAGCGTTGCCGCCAAGACGCACCGCATTTGGATCAACATCCGAGGCAAACTCAACGGCGGCGATGCAACGGTCATCTTGATCGAAGCTGAGCGTGGTGAAGACCACATCAAGGAAGCCTACGAAGATGTCTTGAAGGACACCGCAGGCAGCGCCATGAACGATGTCTTGACCGCCCAATACGCCAAAGTCAAAGCCGGCCACGACAAAATCCGCGATCTCCGCGATGCCTACAAAGCCAGCTGA
- a CDS encoding DUF7919 family protein, producing MAHYVDLSPCDYFTSDHGGKLIAVGWLSRGHAYSKGDISAEVFARLHQLLVNPWQPCVAMGAHACDFHRFTDGPCQITLDNVTAQLGVSNLFVPSGDRLFVAPSLILHYIDAYEYSPPPEFCDAVMACPEMRSMDYLKLVRKTAPAALFSGNQTQM from the coding sequence ATGGCACACTACGTTGACCTCTCGCCCTGCGACTACTTCACATCTGATCATGGGGGCAAGCTGATCGCTGTCGGTTGGCTTTCTCGCGGTCACGCCTACTCGAAGGGCGACATTTCCGCTGAGGTATTCGCTCGTCTGCACCAGTTGCTCGTCAATCCATGGCAACCCTGTGTGGCAATGGGCGCTCATGCTTGTGACTTCCACCGCTTCACCGATGGCCCATGTCAGATCACGCTTGACAACGTCACTGCCCAACTCGGCGTTTCCAATCTGTTTGTCCCGTCCGGTGACCGACTGTTCGTCGCGCCGTCTTTGATTCTTCACTATATCGACGCCTACGAATACTCGCCGCCCCCTGAATTTTGCGATGCTGTAATGGCATGCCCCGAGATGCGCTCAATGGACTACCTGAAGTTGGTTCGCAAGACCGCACCAGCGGCACTTTTCTCTGGCAATCAGACGCAAATGTAG